From a single Rutidosis leptorrhynchoides isolate AG116_Rl617_1_P2 chromosome 5, CSIRO_AGI_Rlap_v1, whole genome shotgun sequence genomic region:
- the LOC139849557 gene encoding U4/U6 small nuclear ribonucleoprotein Prp31 homolog: MSVLLRAVDPLSRVQWTLITASTTSGKPLPEDVFEKTIEGCDRALTLDESKKKVVDFFESGMGYIAPNLSAIVGNAVAAKLIVTAGGGGLSSLAKMPASSVRLLGAKKKNLAGFSTATFQFRVGYIEETEVFQTTPPALKMRACRLLAAKSTLAARVDSIRGDPSGSQGRRYREEIRNKIEMWQKQPKPLRVRDSEPKKKRGGRRLRKMMERHAITDMRKLANTMHFGIPQESSLGSFIGELDEKFDAGLDFFSSNVVNPIFLDLFMNLFMMNVSLSNYLSISILSYKWLI, from the exons ATGAGTGTTCTTCTCCGTGCGGTCGATCCcctcagccgtgt acaatggactttgattacagcATCAACTACAAGTGGCAAACCACTTCCTGAGGATGTTTTTGAAAAGACCATTGAGGGATGTGATCGAGCTCTTACTCTTGATGAATCAAAGAAGAAAGTTGTTGATTTCTTTGAAAGTGGAATGGGGTACATTGCACCTAATCTTTCCGCCATTGTTGGGAATGCAGTTGCTGCAAAACTGATTGTGACAGCTGGTGGAGGTGGTCTATCATCACTAGCAAAGATGCCAGCTTCTAGTGTTCGGCTTTTGGGGGCAAAAAAGAAGAATTTGGCCGGTTTTTCTACTGCTACATTTCAATTTCGTGTCGGTTACATTGAGGAAACAGAGGTTTTTCAGACTACACCTCCTGCTCTCAAGATGCGTGCGTGTCGGCTGCTGGCAGCAAAGTCAACTCTTGCAGCACGTGTTGACTCAATAAGAGGTGATCCATCAGGAAGTCAAGGAAGAAGGTATCGTGAAGAAATTCGTAACAAGATTGAAATGTGGCAAAAGCAACCCAAACCACTCCGTGTCCGTGATTCTGAACCTAAGAAGAAAAGAGGTGGTCGCCGTCTTCGTAAAATGATGGAGAG ACATGCTATTACAGACATGCGGAAACTCGCTAATACAATGCACTTTGGGATACCTCAAGAAAGCTCCCTTGG AAGCTTTATTGGGGAGCTAGATGAGAAGTTTGATGCAGGCTTGGATTT cttttcATCGAATGTTGTCAATCCCATCTTTCTAGATCTTTTCATGAATTTATTTatgatgaat GTGTCACTTTCGaattatctatctatatctatcttaTCTTATAAATGGCTCATTTGA